A DNA window from Candidatus Eisenbacteria bacterium contains the following coding sequences:
- a CDS encoding type IV pilus twitching motility protein PilT, protein MNIKRVLQKMVELNASDLHVKVGTKPTARVNGELVVIDEPPPTQADMEAVVDQILTPKQKRVFEETKEVDFAFGVTGMSRFRSNFYQQRGTFAFVFRQVPATIPAFEELNLPPVIEELAAKPRGLILVCGTVGSGKSTTLAAIIDSMNRREARNIITIEDPVEFLFRDKKSTISQREVGLDTATFHDGLKHILRQDPDVILIGEIRDPDTMRTALMAADTGHLVLSTLHTIDAAQTVNRIISFFPPHDHEEIRFMLASTLQAVVALRLIPRSDRVGRVPAAEIMIVTSTIREYLLEQDKTSLIKSAIAEGVSQYGMQTFDQAIMKLYTEERISLENALKYCSNPNEFELRVKGIHATSDESWKTFERQKQEFV, encoded by the coding sequence ATGAACATCAAGCGCGTCCTTCAGAAGATGGTGGAGCTGAACGCCTCGGACCTCCACGTCAAGGTCGGCACGAAGCCGACCGCGCGCGTGAACGGGGAGCTCGTCGTGATCGACGAGCCGCCGCCGACCCAGGCCGACATGGAAGCGGTCGTCGACCAGATCCTCACGCCGAAGCAGAAGCGGGTGTTCGAGGAGACGAAGGAGGTCGACTTCGCGTTCGGCGTCACCGGCATGTCCCGCTTCCGGTCGAACTTCTACCAGCAGCGCGGCACGTTCGCGTTCGTCTTCCGCCAGGTGCCGGCCACGATCCCCGCGTTCGAGGAGCTGAACCTCCCGCCCGTGATCGAGGAGCTCGCGGCGAAGCCGCGGGGACTCATCCTCGTCTGCGGCACGGTGGGGAGCGGCAAGTCCACGACGCTCGCCGCCATCATCGACTCGATGAACCGCCGCGAGGCCCGGAACATCATCACGATCGAGGACCCGGTCGAGTTCCTGTTCCGGGACAAGAAGAGCACCATCTCGCAACGCGAGGTGGGCCTCGACACGGCGACGTTCCACGACGGCCTGAAGCACATCCTCCGTCAGGACCCCGACGTGATCCTGATCGGCGAGATCCGCGATCCCGACACCATGCGCACGGCCCTCATGGCGGCGGACACGGGCCATCTCGTCCTCTCCACGCTCCACACGATCGACGCCGCCCAGACGGTGAACCGGATCATCTCCTTCTTCCCGCCCCACGATCACGAGGAGATCCGGTTCATGCTCGCGAGCACACTCCAGGCGGTGGTCGCGCTGCGGCTGATCCCGCGCTCCGATCGCGTGGGTCGCGTTCCCGCCGCCGAGATCATGATCGTGACTTCGACGATCCGCGAGTACCTGCTCGAACAGGACAAGACGTCGCTCATCAAGAGCGCCATCGCCGAGGGCGTCTCCCAGTACGGGATGCAGACCTTCGACCAGGCGATCATGAAGCTCTACACCGAGGAGAGGATCAGCCTGGAGAACGCGCTCAAGTACTGCAGCAATCCCAACGAGTTCGAGCTCCGCGTGAAGGGCATCCACGCGACCTCCGACGAATCCTGGAAGACCTTCGAGCGCCAGAAGCAGGAATTCGTCTAG
- the accB gene encoding acetyl-CoA carboxylase biotin carboxyl carrier protein, giving the protein MSLKRTIRDLIQVMKDEDLAEIEVRRPFWTVRVRRPVTSDLAGSAPVPPQATAAAVEPEAAATANLLPIKSPMVGTFYRSPAPDADPYVEENSTVDVGQTVCIVEAMKLMNEIESDVKGRIARILVENAQPVEYGQVLFLVEAESAA; this is encoded by the coding sequence ATGAGCCTGAAGCGGACCATCCGCGATCTGATCCAGGTCATGAAGGACGAGGATCTCGCCGAGATCGAGGTGCGCCGGCCGTTCTGGACCGTGCGCGTGCGGCGCCCCGTGACCTCCGATCTCGCGGGGAGCGCCCCCGTACCGCCGCAGGCCACGGCCGCGGCCGTGGAGCCCGAGGCCGCGGCGACGGCGAACCTCCTTCCGATCAAGTCGCCGATGGTCGGCACGTTCTACCGCTCGCCCGCGCCGGACGCCGACCCGTACGTCGAGGAGAACAGCACGGTGGACGTGGGACAGACGGTCTGCATCGTCGAGGCCATGAAGCTCATGAACGAGATCGAGTCCGACGTGAAGGGGCGTATCGCCCGCATCCTGGTCGAGAACGCGCAGCCGGTCGAGTACGGACAGGTCCTGTTCCTGGTGGAAGCGGAGAGCGCCGCCTAG
- a CDS encoding type II 3-dehydroquinate dehydratase, with translation MARDVWVLHGPNLGLLGRREPGLYGSETLETIDRRLAKLGEVLGLRVSSFQTNHEGALVDRLTVAMDEADGCLLNPAALSHGSLALADALRAVTIPVVEVHMTNLYARDPERRFSLTGSAAAGVIMGFGPGSYELGLHALASMIGVGGKRRAKDRKR, from the coding sequence ATGGCTCGCGACGTGTGGGTTCTTCACGGACCCAACCTCGGCCTCCTCGGACGGAGGGAACCGGGCCTCTACGGCTCGGAGACGCTCGAAACGATCGACCGCAGGCTCGCGAAGCTCGGCGAGGTGCTGGGGCTTCGCGTCTCCTCCTTTCAGACGAACCACGAGGGAGCGCTCGTCGACCGGCTCACGGTGGCGATGGACGAGGCGGACGGATGTCTCCTGAATCCGGCCGCGCTCAGCCACGGGAGCCTCGCGCTCGCCGACGCCCTTCGAGCGGTCACGATCCCCGTGGTGGAGGTGCACATGACCAACCTGTACGCGCGCGATCCCGAGCGGCGGTTCAGCCTCACGGGAAGCGCCGCCGCCGGCGTGATCATGGGATTCGGCCCGGGAAGCTACGAGCTCGGACTCCATGCGCTCGCTTCCATGATCGGCGTCGGCGGGAAACGGCGCGCCAAGGATCGGAAGCGATGA
- a CDS encoding tetratricopeptide repeat protein, which yields MSVDARADVVLPLEEIVARDPATALYLPLAERLTLQGRLDEAVRLCEERRTRPGRGVGDHIVLGRAYLAQGRLGESRAEFEAALTLDRENVVALKALGGILSHEGRHEEAGGYYRAVCRVDPGDLESQTALHQITSGEYPEARPADVIVGQGGLTWQPVRLPREEEHLPELALGLRNIDTFAPAVPAPEAAAERVAEDAPVEIGLEPMAPSAVPEGAGSSPAAEPASTADPEAVAAPRPSPAELPPVEVPLPMSGARVEGNKAAFETWLRQLRGREGS from the coding sequence ATGAGCGTTGACGCGCGCGCGGATGTCGTCCTTCCGCTCGAGGAGATCGTCGCCAGGGATCCGGCGACCGCACTCTACCTGCCGCTCGCGGAGCGGCTCACGTTGCAGGGCCGGCTCGACGAGGCGGTCCGCCTGTGCGAGGAGCGCCGCACGCGGCCCGGGCGCGGCGTGGGCGATCACATCGTTCTCGGGCGCGCGTACCTCGCGCAGGGTCGCCTGGGCGAATCGCGCGCGGAGTTCGAGGCCGCGCTCACGCTGGACCGCGAGAACGTCGTCGCCCTGAAGGCGCTCGGCGGGATCCTCTCCCATGAGGGCCGTCACGAAGAGGCCGGGGGCTACTACCGGGCGGTCTGCCGCGTCGACCCGGGCGATCTCGAGTCGCAGACCGCGCTCCACCAGATCACATCGGGCGAGTATCCCGAGGCGCGACCCGCGGACGTCATCGTGGGCCAGGGCGGCCTCACCTGGCAGCCGGTCCGCCTCCCTCGCGAGGAAGAGCATCTCCCCGAGCTGGCGCTGGGGCTCCGGAACATCGACACCTTCGCTCCGGCGGTGCCGGCTCCGGAAGCCGCCGCGGAGCGTGTCGCCGAGGACGCGCCCGTGGAGATCGGTCTCGAGCCCATGGCTCCGTCCGCGGTCCCCGAAGGCGCAGGATCGAGCCCGGCCGCGGAGCCTGCGAGCACCGCGGATCCGGAAGCCGTCGCGGCGCCGCGCCCGTCTCCGGCGGAGCTTCCTCCGGTCGAGGTGCCGCTGCCGATGTCGGGCGCGCGCGTGGAGGGGAACAAGGCCGCGTTCGAGACCTGGCTTCGCCAGCTCCGAGGACGGGAGGGCTCCTGA
- the aroB gene encoding 3-dehydroquinate synthase yields the protein MIRVRVLRRPVTYRIEVGAGLLDRAGRLLRAVDGASGRGRGGSALLVTDRTVGALYGGRVERSLERAGFRVRRITLPSGERAKSFRSYRRICDAWARARVDRDALVVALGGGVVSDVAGFAAASYARGLRWAALPTTVVAQADAAIGGKTGIDLETGKNLVGAIHHPEIVLADTGTLRTLPPRELRAGLAEVLKIGVIARPRMIPALERLARGTRRPNAGRGRRALVPLLREAARAKARLVSLDEGDRGARRALNFGHTVGHALETASGYRRYLHGEAVSIGMVAALRLSVLEAGLHPVDAADVEALLARLGLPTRLDREPGTAFWRALSRDKKRGRSALRMVLCPAIGKSKVFELSSLTTLRRVVSSLVR from the coding sequence ATGATCCGGGTTCGGGTGCTCCGAAGACCGGTGACGTACCGGATCGAAGTCGGCGCGGGGCTCCTCGACCGGGCCGGGCGCCTCCTTCGCGCGGTCGATGGCGCGTCCGGGCGGGGACGCGGCGGGAGCGCGCTCCTCGTGACCGACCGCACGGTGGGGGCGCTCTACGGCGGGCGCGTGGAGCGAAGCCTCGAGCGGGCCGGATTCCGCGTGCGGCGGATCACGCTCCCCAGCGGCGAGCGCGCCAAGTCGTTCCGTTCCTACCGGCGGATCTGCGACGCATGGGCTCGCGCGCGCGTCGACAGGGACGCGCTCGTCGTGGCGCTGGGAGGAGGCGTGGTCTCGGACGTCGCGGGCTTCGCGGCCGCGAGCTACGCGCGGGGCCTTCGATGGGCCGCGCTTCCCACCACCGTCGTCGCGCAGGCCGACGCCGCGATCGGAGGCAAGACGGGGATCGACCTCGAGACGGGGAAGAACCTCGTCGGCGCGATCCACCATCCCGAGATCGTTCTCGCGGACACGGGAACGCTCCGGACGCTGCCGCCGCGCGAGCTTCGCGCCGGTCTCGCCGAGGTGCTCAAGATCGGCGTGATCGCGCGGCCGCGCATGATCCCCGCGCTCGAGCGGCTCGCGCGCGGAACGCGCCGCCCGAACGCGGGGAGGGGGCGGCGCGCGCTCGTGCCGCTCCTTCGCGAAGCCGCGCGCGCGAAGGCGCGGCTCGTCAGCCTGGACGAGGGGGACCGCGGCGCGAGGCGCGCGCTCAACTTCGGACACACGGTGGGGCACGCGCTCGAGACCGCGTCCGGATACCGGCGCTATCTCCACGGCGAGGCCGTGTCGATCGGCATGGTCGCGGCGCTCCGGCTCAGCGTGCTCGAAGCGGGGCTCCACCCGGTGGACGCGGCGGACGTGGAAGCGCTCCTCGCGCGGCTCGGACTGCCGACGCGCCTCGACCGGGAACCTGGAACCGCGTTCTGGAGAGCGCTGTCCCGGGACAAGAAGCGTGGACGATCGGCCCTTCGAATGGTATTGTGCCCCGCGATCGGCAAATCTAAAGTCTTTGAGCTATCGTCGCTTACCACGCTTCGACGCGTCGTATCGAGTCTCGTCCGATAG
- a CDS encoding trypsin-like peptidase domain-containing protein, which yields MARPLVAAVTLLLLATAAPIAIPSTASAVPHTSAFRSDDASLLGVVDSVQSSILTVVAYPPSDGTSRSGKKKRLIGTALATSGDRIITSASVAIPGGRVRVLLGGGVERPATLQGVDRQSNLALFKVEGATLRPLRVASPRSLAVGSWVAVVSNVAITRPQAALGRILGRGERIDFVQNGAEVLEIDAPSYPGVTGGAVLNEEGEWVAVVVGRAAPDAPDGSRVGGVEIAPADAGGMLIALPVEHAAWIANELERYGAVRHGFLGIQLRRATAVSDSLGVLVAAVIPGSPADSAGFLAGDRILAIDGEEAHGADELTAMVRAARPGDEVEVTVLRKNEIFPIRAVVGAAASGAPIGPRSESAATLQRKREELERLELERRRLENEIRSLEGSGSSSPSPPESPTSPSTGSR from the coding sequence GTGGCACGGCCGCTCGTGGCCGCCGTGACGCTCCTCCTTCTCGCGACGGCCGCTCCCATCGCGATTCCGAGCACCGCTTCCGCGGTCCCGCACACGAGCGCGTTCCGCTCGGATGACGCCTCTCTTCTCGGAGTCGTCGATTCCGTCCAGTCCAGCATCCTCACCGTCGTCGCGTACCCGCCTTCCGACGGCACGTCCCGATCCGGGAAGAAGAAGCGCCTGATCGGCACCGCCCTCGCCACGTCCGGAGATCGCATCATCACGTCGGCAAGCGTCGCGATTCCGGGCGGACGGGTGCGCGTGCTCCTCGGAGGCGGCGTGGAGCGGCCCGCGACGCTCCAGGGCGTGGATCGTCAGTCGAACCTCGCGCTCTTCAAGGTCGAGGGAGCGACGCTTCGTCCGCTGCGCGTCGCGTCGCCCCGGTCGCTCGCGGTCGGCAGCTGGGTCGCGGTCGTGTCGAACGTGGCCATCACCCGCCCGCAGGCCGCGCTGGGACGCATCCTCGGTCGGGGCGAGCGCATCGACTTCGTGCAGAACGGCGCGGAGGTGCTCGAGATCGACGCTCCGAGCTATCCCGGCGTGACCGGCGGCGCCGTCCTGAACGAGGAAGGCGAGTGGGTCGCCGTCGTGGTGGGACGCGCCGCGCCCGACGCTCCGGACGGATCGCGTGTCGGCGGCGTGGAGATCGCTCCTGCCGACGCGGGAGGGATGCTCATCGCGCTTCCCGTGGAGCACGCGGCGTGGATCGCAAACGAGCTGGAGCGCTACGGCGCGGTGCGCCACGGCTTCCTCGGCATCCAGCTCCGGCGCGCGACGGCGGTCTCGGATTCCCTGGGGGTCCTCGTCGCCGCCGTGATTCCCGGGAGTCCCGCCGACTCCGCCGGATTCCTCGCCGGCGACCGCATCCTGGCGATCGACGGAGAGGAGGCGCACGGAGCGGACGAGCTGACCGCCATGGTGCGGGCCGCCCGTCCCGGGGACGAGGTCGAGGTGACCGTTCTCCGCAAGAACGAGATCTTCCCGATTCGCGCCGTGGTGGGGGCCGCGGCCTCCGGGGCGCCGATCGGTCCGCGTTCGGAGAGCGCCGCGACCCTGCAGCGGAAGCGAGAAGAGCTGGAGCGCCTCGAGCTCGAGAGGCGCCGCCTCGAGAACGAGATCCGGAGCCTCGAGGGCTCGGGGTCTTCGTCCCCGTCCCCTCCGGAGTCCCCGACCTCCCCGAGCACCGGGTCCCGCTGA